A single region of the Thermococcus sp. Bubb.Bath genome encodes:
- a CDS encoding sulfite exporter TauE/SafE family protein: MLNYLLNFVLGLGIGFIAGLLGVGGGFLIVPTLVILGEPIHLAIGTSLACITISALASAYTHLRRGAVLFRVVLIKETFSMPFAVIGAYLSSLIPTRPLKVIFAGLLLYLTYSLFRSRGECHNETAGEINYRRVPLVGILAGLTSGLLGISGGVLNVPLFHTYIGLPMGYSVGTSSLSLFFTALAGTIGHYRLGQVDLHAALLLAPGLIIGAHYGALAVHRLRPVFIKRIFAVLLIIVALKMLL; this comes from the coding sequence ATGCTCAACTATCTGCTGAACTTCGTCCTTGGACTCGGCATAGGCTTCATCGCCGGTCTCCTTGGGGTAGGCGGCGGCTTCCTGATAGTTCCAACCCTAGTCATCCTCGGCGAGCCGATTCACTTAGCTATAGGCACGAGTCTTGCGTGCATAACCATAAGCGCCCTTGCCTCCGCCTACACTCACCTCCGCAGGGGAGCAGTTCTTTTCCGCGTCGTCCTGATAAAAGAGACTTTTTCCATGCCGTTCGCTGTCATCGGGGCTTACTTATCTTCGCTTATCCCCACCCGACCGCTGAAGGTAATCTTTGCGGGGCTCCTCCTTTACCTGACGTACTCCCTCTTCCGTAGCAGGGGCGAATGCCATAACGAAACAGCAGGAGAGATAAACTACCGGCGCGTCCCCTTGGTTGGAATCCTCGCGGGTTTAACTTCAGGTCTCCTTGGTATAAGCGGCGGCGTTTTAAACGTCCCCCTCTTCCACACCTACATCGGCCTTCCGATGGGGTACTCCGTGGGGACTTCCAGCCTCTCACTCTTTTTCACGGCGCTCGCGGGTACAATCGGCCACTACCGCCTCGGCCAGGTTGACCTCCACGCTGCCCTCCTCCTTGCCCCCGGGCTGATAATCGGTGCCCACTACGGTGCCTTGGCCGTCCACCGCCTCCGTCCGGTTTTCATAAAGAGAATATTCGCGGTTCTACTCATCATCGTCGCGCTCAAGATGCTCCTATGA
- a CDS encoding sulfite exporter TauE/SafE family protein: MRAFVWGVYFFIGVFIGILAAMFGLGGGFLIVPTLNFLGVEIHHAVGTSSAAIVFTSLSSAIAYHRQRRIHYKAGLLLASTAVIGAYIGAWITSYISSSQLKVIFGAVLFLVAIRIYRKKSVEPEEVRIEEVKLDYKIIPIGGFIAGIASGLLGIGGGAINVPFLTYMGLPIHYAVATSSFAIVFTATSGAIKHYTMGNVEVGWLLLLVPGLITGAQLGAKIAKRTRASQLTRAFAVVMAFLAIRMILKGMGYPFP; encoded by the coding sequence ATGCGGGCGTTTGTTTGGGGTGTTTATTTCTTCATTGGCGTCTTCATCGGTATCCTTGCTGCCATGTTCGGTCTTGGTGGGGGGTTCCTGATAGTCCCTACTCTTAACTTCCTCGGTGTTGAGATACACCACGCCGTTGGCACCTCCAGCGCGGCGATCGTTTTCACATCCCTGAGCTCTGCGATAGCCTACCACAGGCAGCGCAGAATACACTACAAGGCAGGCCTCCTGCTGGCTTCAACGGCCGTCATCGGCGCCTACATCGGGGCATGGATAACGAGCTACATAAGCTCCTCTCAGCTCAAGGTAATCTTCGGTGCCGTGCTCTTCCTCGTCGCTATTAGGATATACAGGAAGAAGAGCGTTGAGCCCGAAGAGGTCAGAATTGAGGAGGTCAAACTTGACTACAAAATCATCCCTATCGGCGGTTTCATCGCGGGAATAGCCAGTGGCCTTCTCGGAATCGGTGGTGGGGCGATAAACGTACCTTTCCTAACATACATGGGCCTCCCGATACACTACGCGGTTGCCACTTCCAGCTTCGCCATAGTCTTTACCGCCACGTCAGGAGCGATAAAGCACTACACCATGGGCAACGTCGAGGTCGGGTGGCTGCTTCTCCTTGTTCCCGGTCTCATAACCGGCGCCCAGCTCGGGGCGAAAATAGCCAAGAGAACTAGGGCATCACAGCTTACGAGGGCCTTTGCCGTCGTGATGGCTTTCTTGGCGATAAGGATGATCCTCAAGGGGATGGGTTACCCGTTTCCATGA
- a CDS encoding M42 family metallopeptidase, whose amino-acid sequence MWMDELKELLEPYSPPLETGGGIYTELVDEEGEVYDRLAFYVENPESEWALVKALIEAIEDLTDHDIPGRNVFAFGFRPDFEGIVIKLSFFDAEPGKGVVIGAVPERLVEIAEKNDLPLIWAGEEGIGLPKEYMDEDFEALVKLVEAVTFEW is encoded by the coding sequence ATGTGGATGGACGAGCTTAAAGAACTCCTTGAACCTTACAGTCCCCCGCTTGAGACTGGAGGGGGAATCTACACCGAGCTGGTGGATGAGGAAGGAGAAGTTTACGACAGACTGGCTTTCTACGTTGAGAATCCTGAGAGTGAGTGGGCATTAGTGAAGGCCCTCATTGAGGCGATAGAAGACTTAACGGACCACGACATTCCAGGGAGGAACGTCTTTGCCTTCGGATTCAGGCCAGATTTCGAGGGGATCGTGATTAAGCTGTCCTTCTTCGACGCTGAGCCAGGTAAAGGAGTCGTCATTGGAGCGGTTCCTGAGAGGCTTGTGGAGATAGCTGAGAAGAACGACCTTCCGCTGATCTGGGCCGGGGAGGAGGGCATCGGCCTGCCAAAAGAATACATGGACGAGGACTTCGAGGCGCTCGTCAAACTCGTGGAGGCGGTAACCTTCGAGTGGTGA
- a CDS encoding 2-hydroxyacid dehydrogenase gives MKPEVLVIFKMKSKPVEELKKYADVDFLLYPSVEELAEKIKDYDGLIVSPLNPVPREVIKKAGRLKVISCHSAGYDHVDVDAATEKGIYVTKVSGWLSEAVAEFAVGLTIALLRKIPYTDRLIRSGKWESHAMIWSAFKDIETVYGKKVGILGMGAIGKGIARRMKAMGTEIIYWSRSRKEEVEAEVGAKYFPLDEVLKESDIVILALPATPETYHIINEERLKLLKGKYLVNIGRGTLVDEKAVVKAIEEGKLKGYATDVFEKEPVTEHQLFKYEWETVLTPHHAGLSKEAMEDMGFQAVRNLLAVLRGEVPDTLVNREVVKIRPPEKVKML, from the coding sequence ATGAAGCCAGAGGTTTTGGTTATCTTCAAGATGAAGAGCAAGCCCGTTGAGGAGCTGAAGAAGTATGCTGACGTCGATTTCTTGCTCTATCCCAGCGTCGAGGAGTTAGCCGAGAAGATCAAGGACTACGACGGACTAATAGTCTCCCCCCTAAATCCCGTTCCAAGAGAAGTTATCAAGAAGGCCGGGAGGTTAAAGGTCATAAGCTGCCACTCGGCCGGCTACGACCACGTTGACGTTGATGCCGCGACCGAGAAGGGGATATACGTCACCAAGGTCTCCGGCTGGCTTAGCGAGGCGGTGGCGGAGTTCGCCGTCGGTCTGACGATAGCCCTCCTCAGGAAAATCCCCTACACCGACAGACTCATACGCTCCGGAAAGTGGGAGAGCCACGCAATGATATGGAGCGCGTTCAAGGACATCGAGACCGTCTACGGAAAGAAGGTCGGAATTCTCGGCATGGGGGCCATTGGAAAGGGCATAGCGAGGAGAATGAAGGCAATGGGGACGGAGATAATCTACTGGTCTCGCTCAAGGAAGGAGGAGGTTGAGGCGGAAGTCGGGGCGAAATATTTCCCGCTCGATGAAGTTTTGAAGGAGAGCGATATTGTCATCCTTGCCCTTCCCGCTACGCCTGAAACCTACCACATCATCAACGAGGAGAGATTAAAGCTCCTTAAGGGTAAGTACCTCGTCAACATTGGCAGGGGAACGCTCGTGGACGAGAAGGCCGTCGTTAAGGCCATCGAGGAAGGTAAGCTTAAGGGCTACGCGACTGACGTCTTTGAGAAGGAACCGGTGACTGAACACCAGCTCTTCAAGTACGAGTGGGAGACCGTCCTAACCCCTCACCACGCTGGCCTTTCAAAGGAAGCGATGGAAGACATGGGCTTCCAGGCCGTAAGGAACCTCCTCGCTGTTCTCCGCGGGGAAGTTCCAGATACCCTCGTGAACAGGGAGGTCGTGAAGATCCGCCCGCCAGAGAAAGTAAAGATGCTTTGA
- a CDS encoding TIGR02253 family HAD-type hydrolase — MIRAVFFDFVGTLITKAGENITHQNIVREVLKRAEREDLDYIKLWEEYEAESSALFRELTGKPYVKIREVDTEAIRKVAERYGFEVPEEFWDISIEMHRRYGQLFPDAKETIEALKGAGLHVGIITDSDNDYIMAHLDALGILDLFDTITTSEDAGFYKPHPRPFQLALERAGVKPEEAVYVGDNPSKDCVGSRNVGMLSILLDPEGKKRELWGNCDFVVSRLRDVVDIVRGLNE, encoded by the coding sequence GTGATAAGGGCTGTGTTCTTCGACTTCGTGGGGACGCTGATAACGAAGGCCGGCGAAAACATTACCCACCAGAACATCGTGAGGGAAGTCCTCAAGAGGGCCGAAAGGGAAGACCTCGACTATATAAAACTCTGGGAGGAGTACGAGGCCGAGAGCTCCGCTCTCTTCAGGGAACTCACCGGAAAGCCCTACGTTAAAATCCGCGAGGTTGACACTGAAGCTATACGGAAAGTGGCCGAGAGGTACGGCTTCGAGGTTCCGGAGGAGTTCTGGGACATCAGCATCGAGATGCACCGGAGGTACGGCCAGCTCTTTCCAGATGCAAAAGAAACCATTGAAGCCTTAAAGGGGGCGGGACTCCACGTTGGTATAATAACTGACTCCGACAACGATTACATAATGGCCCATTTAGACGCCCTCGGAATCCTCGACCTCTTCGACACGATAACGACGAGTGAAGATGCAGGCTTTTACAAGCCCCATCCGAGGCCCTTCCAGCTGGCCCTTGAGCGCGCCGGGGTGAAGCCGGAGGAAGCGGTCTACGTTGGCGACAATCCCTCGAAGGACTGCGTTGGGTCTAGGAACGTGGGGATGCTCTCAATCCTGCTTGATCCCGAGGGCAAGAAGCGGGAACTCTGGGGCAACTGCGATTTTGTTGTCTCCAGACTGAGAGACGTCGTTGATATCGTCCGCGGGCTCAACGAGTGA
- a CDS encoding aminotransferase class I/II-fold pyridoxal phosphate-dependent enzyme yields MLEAVNFSTYHGGARRKDEGLVDFSASLNPYPPEWLDEMFERAREISDHYLYYEELEEGLSELVGEPVTVTAGITEALYLLGILGLRGKKVIIPSHTYGEYERVTRIFGAMVVKGPNDPEGLSRLVEKNSVVFFCNPNNPDGKFYRKRELKPLLDAVEDRNALLVLDEAFIDFVERPESPEGENVVKLRTFTKSYGLPGIRVGYVLGFSEAFRSVRMPWAIGSTGVAFLEFLLEDEFRHLKRTMPLIWREKRRIERALGVKSDANFFVKHVGDAKKTVEELKEKGVLVRDCSSFGLPDYIRFSVRTQEEDNMLIKTLLELSHGEFLYGFDH; encoded by the coding sequence ATGCTTGAAGCCGTGAATTTCTCCACCTACCACGGCGGGGCAAGGAGAAAGGATGAGGGGCTGGTAGACTTCTCGGCTTCCTTGAACCCCTATCCGCCGGAGTGGCTGGATGAGATGTTCGAGAGGGCTAGGGAGATAAGCGACCACTACCTCTACTATGAGGAGCTTGAGGAAGGCCTATCAGAGCTGGTGGGCGAGCCCGTTACTGTAACGGCTGGAATAACCGAGGCCCTCTATCTCCTTGGAATCCTTGGGCTGAGGGGTAAGAAGGTGATAATCCCTTCTCACACCTACGGTGAGTACGAAAGGGTCACCAGAATCTTTGGGGCGATGGTCGTCAAAGGTCCAAACGACCCCGAAGGGCTTTCCCGGCTTGTTGAGAAAAACTCAGTAGTGTTCTTCTGCAACCCAAACAACCCGGATGGGAAGTTCTACAGGAAAAGGGAGCTGAAACCCCTCTTAGATGCCGTTGAGGACAGGAACGCCCTGCTTGTCCTCGACGAGGCCTTCATAGACTTCGTGGAGAGGCCCGAAAGCCCTGAGGGAGAGAACGTCGTGAAGCTCAGAACCTTCACAAAGAGCTACGGCCTGCCAGGGATAAGGGTCGGCTACGTGCTTGGGTTCTCGGAAGCCTTCAGGAGCGTCAGGATGCCTTGGGCGATAGGTTCAACAGGGGTGGCTTTCCTTGAGTTCCTGCTGGAGGATGAGTTCAGGCATTTGAAGAGGACGATGCCCCTAATCTGGCGGGAGAAGAGGAGGATTGAAAGAGCCCTTGGGGTTAAGAGCGATGCGAACTTCTTCGTAAAGCACGTTGGAGATGCCAAAAAGACGGTTGAGGAGCTGAAGGAGAAGGGGGTGCTCGTAAGGGACTGCTCCAGCTTCGGTCTTCCCGACTATATCCGCTTCTCGGTCAGGACGCAGGAGGAAGATAACATGCTGATAAAAACACTTCTGGAGCTCTCACACGGCGAGTTCTTGTATGGCTTCGATCACTGA
- the cbiB gene encoding adenosylcobinamide-phosphate synthase CbiB, which yields MEALAVFSLALAWDLVLGEPPSELHPVVWFGKIVDFLDSHYRRCSPVLDFMVGLFTALIVITFAFLLSILPFCPPFPLNYILAAYFLKSSFAVRSLHEHVSRTITNDIGEKRKAVSMIVSRDTKALDEAHLNSASIESLAENLNDSVVAPLFYFLLFGLPGVVVYRAVNTLDAMLGYRNERYEFFGKFSARLDDVLNFIPARLTVLLYLPLGGRKILEYCKMARFKINSDKPMAAMSAVLGVWLEKSGVYGFPGREPKNEDIKRALRVYWTIVAEWVVIVMIPLATGVCPCLKP from the coding sequence ATGGAAGCCTTAGCGGTCTTTTCCCTGGCCCTCGCGTGGGACTTGGTACTCGGCGAGCCTCCGTCGGAGCTCCATCCTGTCGTCTGGTTCGGGAAGATAGTGGACTTTCTCGACTCTCACTACAGGAGGTGCTCTCCAGTCCTTGATTTCATGGTTGGACTCTTCACAGCGTTGATTGTAATTACCTTTGCATTTCTCCTTTCAATTCTGCCTTTTTGCCCTCCCTTCCCACTCAACTACATCCTCGCGGCCTACTTCCTGAAAAGCTCCTTCGCCGTGAGGAGCCTCCACGAGCACGTTTCGAGGACGATAACCAATGACATTGGGGAGAAGAGAAAGGCTGTCTCGATGATAGTCAGCAGGGACACGAAAGCTCTCGATGAAGCCCACCTGAACTCGGCTTCGATAGAGAGCCTCGCGGAGAACCTGAACGACTCGGTTGTGGCGCCACTCTTCTACTTCCTCCTCTTCGGCCTTCCGGGGGTGGTAGTTTACCGCGCCGTGAACACGCTCGATGCTATGCTCGGCTACCGGAACGAGCGCTATGAGTTCTTCGGAAAGTTTTCGGCGAGGCTTGATGATGTCCTGAACTTCATCCCTGCCCGGCTAACCGTTCTCCTCTACCTCCCCCTCGGCGGGAGAAAGATTCTGGAGTACTGCAAGATGGCGAGGTTCAAGATAAACTCCGACAAGCCAATGGCGGCCATGAGTGCAGTCCTCGGAGTTTGGCTTGAGAAGTCTGGAGTTTACGGCTTTCCAGGTAGAGAACCAAAAAACGAGGACATAAAACGAGCTTTGAGGGTTTACTGGACGATTGTTGCTGAGTGGGTTGTGATCGTGATGATACCGCTCGCAACGGGGGTGTGCCCATGCTTGAAGCCGTGA
- a CDS encoding uracil-DNA glycosylase family protein: protein MLLEFGKLRKTGEVYINPRNLKTTLFPIRDWRDFLVLDERTYGPYARTIYNPSERFLVVGERDIETGKKLTELYRELLEDPIHSCGEENYRYQLQIGEFEGLPLANGWPGSGLVLVGEAPGRRGCGKTGICFYRDASGMLLRKVLFALGLNPDFVYIANAVKCNPPENRLKGIPEGALELLAEELEILKPKAVFAIGRTAQRALRKLGFNASYLRHPAWYVRKGVREPNCGILEEYHVIKEAFGEWKP, encoded by the coding sequence ATGCTCTTGGAGTTCGGGAAGCTCAGGAAGACCGGAGAGGTTTACATCAACCCGAGGAACCTGAAGACGACTCTTTTTCCCATCCGGGACTGGAGGGACTTTTTAGTGCTCGACGAGAGAACATACGGCCCTTACGCGAGGACGATCTACAACCCCTCTGAGAGATTCCTTGTGGTCGGGGAGCGGGACATTGAGACTGGAAAAAAGCTCACGGAGCTTTACCGGGAGCTTTTGGAAGACCCGATCCATTCCTGCGGCGAGGAGAACTACCGTTATCAGCTTCAAATTGGGGAGTTCGAAGGACTTCCATTGGCCAACGGCTGGCCTGGCTCGGGCCTCGTCCTCGTCGGAGAGGCCCCTGGGAGGAGGGGTTGTGGAAAGACTGGAATATGCTTCTACCGGGATGCCTCGGGAATGCTCCTAAGGAAGGTTCTCTTCGCCCTCGGCCTCAACCCGGATTTCGTTTACATAGCCAACGCCGTCAAGTGCAATCCGCCTGAAAACAGGCTGAAGGGCATCCCTGAGGGTGCGCTGGAGCTTTTGGCTGAGGAGTTGGAGATTCTAAAACCGAAAGCGGTCTTCGCAATCGGCAGAACAGCCCAGAGGGCCTTAAGGAAGCTCGGCTTTAATGCGAGTTACCTCCGCCATCCTGCCTGGTACGTGAGGAAGGGCGTGAGAGAGCCAAATTGTGGAATCCTCGAAGAATATCACGTAATAAAGGAGGCCTTTGGAGAATGGAAGCCTTAG
- a CDS encoding PIN domain-containing protein, which produces MELVLDFNVIFSALYGRGVAYKIFMENHVLDKFRLLIPAYLWEELDSKRERISRLTHLSEDEVAYVLSIIRRQTVVIPENVILQGVEKAGEICPDPKDIPYVALALALNVPLLTGDKKLAESVGGYIKVYTPREVLDFLEGRSEL; this is translated from the coding sequence ATGGAGCTTGTGCTCGACTTCAACGTCATCTTCTCGGCACTTTACGGAAGAGGCGTTGCTTACAAAATTTTTATGGAGAACCACGTCCTAGATAAGTTCCGACTCTTGATTCCAGCCTATTTATGGGAAGAGCTTGACTCCAAGCGCGAGAGAATATCGAGGCTCACGCATTTGAGTGAGGATGAGGTTGCCTACGTGCTTTCGATTATACGGAGACAGACTGTTGTAATTCCTGAAAACGTAATCCTTCAAGGAGTGGAAAAGGCTGGGGAAATCTGTCCTGACCCAAAAGACATCCCATATGTGGCCCTCGCTCTGGCACTCAACGTCCCACTTCTTACGGGAGACAAGAAGCTTGCGGAATCTGTTGGTGGATATATCAAGGTTTACACTCCCAGAGAAGTTTTAGACTTCCTTGAAGGCAGGTCTGAGCTATGA
- the cobZ gene encoding alpha-ribazole phosphatase CobZ: protein MNAQELLKRLESLGITLDAMIDAALELYIGEEEEAVREKLQKLMLHYLNDINAQALLMAALLLEDAFKVEGDPVNLVADELIGINIAEYIGGKMALFNFFYYDTRKPGILAELPPFLDDAIGGFIAGCMTKVFEGEL from the coding sequence ATGAACGCCCAAGAACTCCTCAAAAGGCTCGAATCACTGGGGATAACCCTTGATGCAATGATTGACGCAGCCTTGGAGCTCTATATCGGGGAGGAAGAAGAGGCCGTTAGGGAAAAGCTGCAAAAGCTCATGCTCCATTATCTGAATGACATCAACGCCCAGGCCCTTCTGATGGCCGCTCTGCTGCTTGAGGATGCTTTTAAAGTCGAGGGCGACCCCGTGAACCTCGTGGCAGATGAGCTCATAGGAATAAACATCGCAGAGTACATCGGCGGAAAGATGGCGCTCTTCAACTTCTTCTACTACGACACGAGGAAGCCCGGAATCCTGGCGGAACTTCCACCCTTTCTGGATGATGCCATCGGGGGCTTTATAGCCGGCTGCATGACAAAGGTGTTCGAGGGAGAATTATGA
- the cobS gene encoding adenosylcobinamide-GDP ribazoletransferase, protein MRNVLPFLTRVPVKGDFEKIPNELWAFPLVALVSSALSTAVLYLKLPLANVLAVLALYWTIGLLHLDGLADWADGIMVKGDREKKIQVMKDVNTGVAGLFAVVIVLLLQVYSLQRLPFYAIFLGELNSKMAMLLALATKKPLGNGLGAYFMGKMNWRQLAVGVSLYALLYLPVGLFEPEALAGILGLLFGVYIVRLSLKDFGGINGDCIGAVAEITRTGTVLVMAIAWWYA, encoded by the coding sequence ATGAGGAACGTCCTACCGTTTTTGACAAGAGTTCCCGTCAAAGGGGACTTTGAAAAGATTCCAAACGAGCTGTGGGCCTTTCCTCTCGTGGCCCTTGTTAGCTCGGCCCTTTCAACAGCCGTTCTGTACCTAAAACTCCCCCTCGCCAACGTGCTCGCGGTTCTCGCTCTCTACTGGACGATAGGCCTCCTCCATCTAGACGGCCTGGCCGACTGGGCCGACGGAATAATGGTCAAGGGAGATAGGGAAAAGAAAATCCAAGTTATGAAGGACGTGAACACTGGGGTAGCCGGGCTTTTTGCCGTTGTCATAGTTCTCCTCCTCCAGGTCTACTCCCTCCAGCGCCTCCCGTTCTACGCTATCTTCTTAGGCGAACTGAACTCCAAGATGGCCATGCTTTTGGCTCTGGCAACCAAAAAACCCCTCGGAAATGGGCTGGGGGCGTATTTCATGGGGAAGATGAATTGGAGGCAACTGGCCGTTGGGGTGTCCCTCTACGCCCTCCTCTACCTTCCCGTTGGCCTCTTTGAGCCGGAAGCTTTAGCTGGAATCCTCGGACTCCTTTTTGGGGTCTACATTGTCCGACTCTCTCTGAAAGACTTCGGCGGAATAAACGGGGACTGCATTGGCGCCGTTGCCGAGATAACGCGGACCGGGACGGTTTTAGTTATGGCCATCGCGTGGTGGTACGCGTGA
- a CDS encoding DUF2281 domain-containing protein, whose amino-acid sequence MENVEKILSELPPAARKELLDYAEFLMKKYKKKGKKFTFSWEGKLKDIKMSSVELQRRPLEWRKDVSG is encoded by the coding sequence ATGGAGAATGTTGAAAAAATACTGAGTGAGCTTCCCCCTGCGGCGAGAAAGGAGCTTCTCGACTACGCCGAGTTCCTCATGAAGAAATACAAAAAGAAGGGCAAGAAGTTTACCTTCTCCTGGGAAGGGAAGTTAAAGGACATTAAAATGAGCTCCGTAGAGCTCCAGCGCAGGCCACTGGAGTGGAGGAAGGATGTATCTGGTTGA
- a CDS encoding PIN domain-containing protein, with protein MYLVDTNVFLEILLSQEKKEEAKRFLIENEGKLSVSDFALHSIGIILFKLKRPEVFREFLNDVLPNVTLLTLPEGKYEYVVEIHLQSGLDFDDAYQCALARTFNLTIATLDSDLLRAPQDVKVKLL; from the coding sequence ATGTATCTGGTTGATACGAACGTCTTTCTGGAGATACTCCTCAGCCAAGAAAAGAAAGAGGAAGCCAAACGATTCCTGATCGAAAACGAAGGCAAGCTTTCCGTTAGTGATTTCGCCCTTCATTCCATTGGGATAATCCTGTTCAAACTAAAACGGCCCGAGGTTTTCAGGGAGTTCCTCAACGATGTTCTGCCCAATGTAACCCTCCTCACACTTCCAGAGGGCAAATACGAATACGTTGTGGAAATTCACCTTCAGAGTGGTTTGGATTTTGACGATGCCTACCAGTGTGCCCTGGCAAGGACGTTCAACCTCACGATTGCAACCCTCGACAGCGACCTTCTCAGGGCCCCGCAGGATGTAAAGGTGAAACTGCTCTAA
- a CDS encoding NTP transferase domain-containing protein: MIIILAGGRSTRMGKEKPVLRIAGKEMLLWIYETASKVGKTIVALSRNTPKTKELCLREGIPFIETPGKGYVEDVRWLLREFGPFISSSADIPFVKPSDFYALKKAFDRRESLTGVLPLQKVPKDLKPLVYQGYAVVGLNAVGLDGERFFELENPLLALNVNTPEELKLAERIERLVRGDESEIP; the protein is encoded by the coding sequence TTGATAATTATCCTCGCTGGAGGAAGATCAACGCGCATGGGGAAGGAGAAGCCCGTTCTTAGGATAGCTGGAAAGGAGATGCTCCTATGGATTTACGAAACTGCTTCGAAGGTCGGCAAGACCATCGTTGCCCTCTCACGAAACACACCGAAGACGAAGGAGCTGTGTCTCCGTGAGGGGATTCCCTTCATTGAAACGCCAGGTAAAGGATACGTTGAGGACGTTCGGTGGCTCCTGAGGGAGTTCGGGCCTTTTATAAGCTCCTCAGCAGACATTCCCTTCGTAAAGCCGAGCGATTTTTATGCCCTCAAAAAGGCATTCGACAGAAGGGAGAGTCTGACTGGAGTTCTGCCTCTCCAGAAAGTTCCCAAAGACCTTAAACCGCTCGTTTACCAGGGTTACGCGGTAGTAGGCCTCAACGCCGTGGGCCTTGATGGGGAGAGGTTCTTTGAACTTGAGAACCCGCTTTTGGCATTAAACGTCAACACGCCGGAAGAGTTAAAGCTCGCTGAAAGGATAGAGAGACTCGTTAGGGGGGATGAAAGTGAGATACCGTAA